One window of Chryseobacterium sp. JJR-5R genomic DNA carries:
- a CDS encoding ABC-F family ATP-binding cassette domain-containing protein, whose protein sequence is MLTVSNLSLQFGKRILFDEVNIMFTKGNCYGIIGANGAGKSTFLKILTGKQDPTTGHISLEPGKRMSVLEQDHFAYDQYTVLETVLRGNAKLFEIKEEMDALYAKEDFSDEDGIKAGELGVIYDEMGGWNSESDAQTMLSNVGIKDGMHWQMMSELENQDKVKVLLAQALFGNPDVLILDEPTNDLDIETIAWLENFLADYENTVIVVSHDRHFLDTVCTHIGDLDYAKLNLYTGNYSFWYQASQLATRQRAQANKKAEEKKKELQDFIARFSSNVAKAKQATARKKMIDKLNIDDIKPSSRRYPAIIFEMEREAGDQILDAKGLEKTKDGELLFSNIDLNLKKGDKVAVLSKNSLAITEFFEILAGNTEADKGSVAWGVTTNQSHMPLDNTKFFQEDISLVDWLRQFTKNDEERHEEFMRGFLGRMLFSGDEALKSCKVLSGGEKMRCMFSRMMLQKANVLLLDEPTNHLDLESITTLNNSLSNFKGNLLLASHDHEMLSTVCNRIIELTPQGIIDREMSYDEYLADKKVKELREKMYS, encoded by the coding sequence ATGTTAACAGTATCTAACTTATCTTTACAATTCGGGAAAAGAATTCTTTTTGACGAAGTAAACATTATGTTTACGAAAGGGAACTGCTACGGGATTATCGGGGCAAATGGTGCAGGCAAGTCTACATTCCTTAAAATACTTACAGGCAAGCAGGATCCTACAACAGGCCATATATCTTTAGAACCAGGAAAAAGAATGTCAGTGTTGGAGCAGGATCACTTTGCATATGATCAATATACTGTTCTGGAAACTGTTTTAAGAGGAAATGCAAAACTATTTGAAATAAAAGAAGAGATGGACGCTTTGTATGCCAAGGAGGATTTCTCTGATGAAGACGGTATCAAAGCAGGTGAACTTGGGGTAATTTATGATGAAATGGGTGGCTGGAACTCAGAATCTGATGCTCAGACCATGCTTTCTAACGTAGGCATCAAAGACGGTATGCATTGGCAGATGATGAGCGAACTTGAAAACCAGGACAAAGTAAAAGTTCTTCTGGCCCAGGCGCTTTTCGGAAATCCCGATGTACTGATCCTGGATGAGCCTACGAATGACCTTGATATCGAAACCATTGCCTGGTTAGAAAATTTCCTTGCAGATTACGAAAATACGGTAATTGTGGTTTCTCACGACCGTCACTTCCTGGATACGGTTTGTACGCACATCGGCGATTTGGATTATGCCAAACTGAACCTGTATACGGGTAACTACTCTTTCTGGTATCAGGCTTCCCAGCTGGCAACGAGACAGAGGGCCCAGGCCAATAAAAAAGCGGAAGAGAAGAAAAAAGAGCTTCAGGACTTCATTGCACGGTTCAGCTCAAACGTGGCCAAAGCAAAACAGGCTACGGCAAGAAAGAAAATGATCGATAAATTAAACATCGATGATATCAAGCCTTCTTCAAGAAGGTACCCTGCCATTATTTTCGAAATGGAAAGAGAAGCCGGAGACCAGATCCTGGATGCAAAAGGCCTTGAAAAAACGAAAGACGGCGAATTATTATTCTCAAATATTGATTTGAACCTTAAAAAAGGGGATAAAGTAGCGGTCCTTTCCAAGAACTCACTGGCAATTACGGAATTCTTTGAAATTTTAGCCGGAAATACGGAAGCGGATAAAGGGAGTGTTGCCTGGGGTGTTACTACCAACCAGTCTCACATGCCTTTGGACAATACAAAATTCTTCCAGGAAGACATCAGCCTGGTAGACTGGCTGAGACAGTTCACTAAGAATGATGAGGAACGTCACGAAGAATTCATGAGAGGATTCCTGGGAAGAATGCTTTTTTCAGGTGATGAAGCACTGAAATCATGTAAAGTGCTTTCAGGAGGTGAAAAGATGAGATGTATGTTCAGCCGGATGATGCTGCAGAAAGCCAATGTTCTTTTACTGGATGAACCTACCAACCACTTAGACCTTGAGAGTATCACAACATTGAACAACTCACTGTCTAATTTCAAAGGAAACCTTTTGTTGGCATCTCATGACCACGAAATGCTTTCAACGGTCTGTAACAGGATCATTGAACTGACTCCGCAGGGAATCATCGACAGAGAAATGTCATACGACGAATATCTTGCTGATAAAAAAGTAAAGGAGTTAAGAGAGAAAATGTATTCTTAA
- the smpB gene encoding SsrA-binding protein SmpB, with protein sequence MKIEKTVSIVNRRARFEYEIMEEVEAGMVLTGTEIKSLRSSKASIAESFCQFIGGELYIINMMIDEYKLGTFYNHKTKRERKLLLHKKELQKLEKKLKDAGNTIIPLKLYINDRGKAKVLIALGRGKKLFDKRESIKDRENKRTLDRILKKS encoded by the coding sequence ATGAAGATCGAAAAGACAGTCAGTATAGTAAACAGAAGGGCCAGATTTGAGTATGAGATTATGGAGGAGGTGGAAGCCGGGATGGTTTTAACCGGAACGGAAATAAAATCTTTACGGTCTTCAAAAGCATCGATTGCAGAATCATTCTGTCAGTTTATCGGAGGGGAACTGTACATCATCAATATGATGATTGACGAGTATAAATTAGGCACATTTTATAATCACAAAACAAAAAGGGAACGGAAATTGCTGTTGCACAAAAAAGAATTGCAGAAACTTGAAAAAAAGTTAAAGGATGCCGGAAACACAATTATTCCTCTCAAGCTGTATATCAATGACAGAGGCAAAGCAAAGGTTTTAATAGCGCTGGGAAGGGGTAAAAAACTCTTTGATAAAAGGGAAAGCATAAAAGATAGAGAAAATAAACGAACCCTCGACAGAATATTAAAGAAAAGTTAA
- a CDS encoding OmpA family protein yields MKNLKLGISALALTVASTVFAQTTNNPWLIGVGAHAENHLAQRDGFSNTFAARNLTKTMFNMNNFSITPPLSKLTVARNIGKGLVIDWQTTVGNVENKRFNMGKEFMLMTGLGFQAKAAGLLWNEESWFDPYLRVGANYLRHDYTSLTFPRVDANGETVTNGDNGTENGKANFFTVAAGAGVNFWVTKNFGLGVQGDYVSTPGDKSTVANFWQASASLNFRFGNRDRDKDGILDKDDLCPDTPGLPEFQGCPDTDGDGVPDKDDQCPDVAGPVENNGCPWPDTDGDGVIDKDDACPTVAGPAENNGCPWPDTDGDGILDKDDACPTVPGLPEYNGCPKPKKQTAIDVETKLGSVFFDFNKATIKAESTPALDAAADLIKTDGGNYLLEGRTDAKGAEAYNLKLSRQRAAAVVAALDARGVDANALKSIGVGEAKATVPEKASDAERQVDRKVVVTAIEDAAQWEALKKRDYEDPTPVKVKKAPAKKKAPAKRRK; encoded by the coding sequence ATGAAAAATCTAAAATTAGGAATTTCAGCATTGGCACTTACTGTTGCTTCTACTGTGTTCGCTCAGACTACCAACAATCCGTGGTTGATCGGGGTTGGTGCTCATGCGGAAAACCACTTGGCACAGAGAGACGGTTTCAGTAATACTTTTGCTGCTAGAAATTTGACGAAGACCATGTTCAATATGAACAACTTCTCTATCACTCCGCCATTATCTAAACTTACAGTTGCAAGAAACATTGGTAAAGGTTTGGTTATTGACTGGCAGACTACCGTAGGTAATGTTGAAAACAAAAGATTCAACATGGGTAAAGAATTCATGTTAATGACAGGTCTTGGTTTCCAGGCTAAAGCTGCAGGGCTTTTATGGAATGAAGAATCTTGGTTCGATCCATATTTAAGAGTTGGTGCTAACTACCTGAGACATGATTATACATCACTTACTTTCCCTAGAGTAGACGCTAACGGAGAAACCGTAACCAACGGTGATAACGGTACTGAAAACGGTAAAGCTAACTTCTTTACAGTAGCTGCCGGTGCCGGTGTAAACTTCTGGGTAACTAAAAACTTCGGTTTAGGAGTTCAGGGAGATTACGTTTCCACTCCAGGTGACAAATCTACTGTTGCTAACTTCTGGCAGGCTTCTGCTTCCCTTAACTTCAGATTCGGGAACAGAGACAGAGATAAGGATGGTATCCTAGATAAAGATGATTTATGTCCTGATACTCCAGGTTTACCGGAATTCCAGGGATGTCCTGATACAGACGGTGACGGAGTTCCAGATAAAGATGACCAATGTCCAGATGTTGCTGGTCCGGTTGAAAATAACGGTTGTCCTTGGCCAGATACAGACGGTGACGGTGTAATCGATAAAGATGATGCTTGTCCTACAGTTGCAGGTCCTGCTGAAAACAACGGTTGTCCTTGGCCAGATACAGACGGTGACGGTATCTTAGATAAAGATGATGCTTGTCCTACGGTTCCAGGTCTTCCTGAGTACAACGGATGTCCTAAGCCTAAGAAGCAAACTGCTATTGATGTTGAAACTAAATTAGGAAGTGTATTCTTTGATTTCAACAAAGCTACAATTAAAGCTGAGTCTACTCCTGCATTAGATGCTGCTGCTGACTTGATCAAGACAGACGGAGGTAACTATCTGTTAGAAGGTAGAACCGATGCTAAAGGAGCTGAAGCTTATAACCTTAAGTTATCTAGACAAAGAGCTGCTGCAGTAGTTGCTGCTTTAGATGCAAGAGGAGTAGATGCAAATGCACTTAAATCTATCGGTGTTGGTGAAGCTAAAGCTACAGTTCCTGAAAAGGCTTCTGATGCTGAAAGACAAGTTGACAGAAAAGTAGTGGTAACTGCTATTGAAGATGCGGCTCAGTGGGAAGCTCTTAAGAAAAGAGATTACGAAGATCCAACTCCAGTAAAAGTTAAAAAAGCTCCGGCTAAGAAAAAAGCTCCGGCTAAAAGAAGAAAATAA
- a CDS encoding YebC/PmpR family DNA-binding transcriptional regulator — translation MGRAFEYRKASKMARWDKMAKTFSKIGKDIALAVKAGGPDIEANPALRRCIQNAKGANMPKDNVERAIKKASGADAENYEEITYEGYGQGGVAFFIECTTNNTTRTVANVRAVFNKFDGNLGKNGELAFIFDRKGIFTIDLALIKMDWEDFEMEMIDGGAEDVEKDEEEVMITTAFEDFGSLSHKLDELGIEAKSAELQRIPNNTKEVSEEQFKANMKMLDRFEEDDDVQNVYHNMEISEELMNAL, via the coding sequence ATGGGAAGAGCATTCGAGTATAGAAAAGCATCTAAAATGGCCAGATGGGATAAGATGGCCAAAACTTTTTCTAAAATAGGTAAAGATATCGCATTGGCTGTAAAAGCGGGTGGTCCGGATATAGAGGCAAATCCTGCATTAAGGAGATGCATCCAGAATGCAAAAGGAGCCAATATGCCGAAGGATAATGTGGAGCGGGCCATCAAAAAGGCGAGCGGTGCCGATGCAGAAAACTATGAAGAGATTACCTATGAAGGATACGGCCAGGGAGGAGTTGCATTTTTCATTGAATGCACAACAAACAATACCACCAGGACGGTAGCCAATGTAAGGGCTGTCTTCAATAAATTTGACGGCAACTTGGGAAAGAACGGTGAACTGGCATTTATTTTTGACAGAAAAGGGATTTTCACCATTGACTTGGCCCTGATTAAAATGGATTGGGAAGACTTTGAGATGGAAATGATTGACGGCGGTGCAGAAGACGTTGAAAAGGATGAAGAAGAAGTAATGATTACAACGGCGTTTGAAGATTTCGGTTCTCTTTCCCATAAACTGGATGAACTGGGTATCGAAGCAAAAAGCGCAGAGCTGCAGAGGATCCCGAACAACACAAAAGAAGTAAGCGAAGAGCAGTTTAAAGCCAATATGAAAATGCTTGATCGCTTTGAAGAAGATGATGACGTACAGAATGTGTATCATAACATGGAAATCAGCGAAGAACTGATGAACGCTTTATAA
- a CDS encoding UDP-2,3-diacylglucosamine diphosphatase translates to MKRNVELVVISDVHLGTYGCKAKELLRYLNSIQPETLVLNGDIIDIWQFKKSYFPKPHLKVIKKILSLASKNTDVYYITGNHDEMFRKFTDFQLGKLRVCNKICLNINGKKTWIFHGDVFDASVQHSKWIAKLGGKGYDLLIVINNMVNWFLEKMGKEKYSFSKKIKNNVKKAVKYIGDFELTASELAIDNHYDYVVCGHIHQPQIREVINKKGSCTYLNSGDWIENLSALEYHDREWKIFFYEDHKHLLKDEEAEEIQDVDSIELLKMVTHFTI, encoded by the coding sequence ATGAAAAGAAACGTTGAATTAGTTGTTATCTCGGATGTCCATTTAGGAACTTATGGATGTAAGGCTAAAGAGTTACTTCGGTATCTTAATTCTATACAGCCCGAAACGTTGGTTTTGAATGGTGATATTATTGATATCTGGCAATTCAAAAAGTCTTACTTCCCTAAGCCCCATCTGAAGGTGATCAAAAAAATCCTTTCACTGGCTTCCAAAAATACAGATGTGTACTACATCACCGGAAATCACGACGAGATGTTCCGTAAGTTTACCGATTTCCAATTGGGTAAACTCAGAGTCTGCAATAAAATCTGCCTGAATATTAACGGTAAAAAAACATGGATCTTCCATGGAGATGTATTTGATGCCTCGGTTCAGCATTCCAAATGGATTGCGAAACTGGGAGGTAAAGGCTATGACCTTCTGATTGTAATCAACAACATGGTCAATTGGTTTTTAGAGAAAATGGGAAAGGAAAAATATTCATTTTCAAAAAAGATCAAGAACAATGTAAAAAAAGCAGTAAAATATATCGGTGATTTTGAACTGACCGCTTCGGAACTTGCCATTGACAATCATTACGATTATGTGGTATGCGGCCACATCCACCAGCCCCAGATCCGTGAGGTAATTAATAAAAAGGGTTCCTGTACCTATCTGAATTCCGGAGACTGGATTGAAAACCTTTCTGCCCTGGAATATCATGACAGAGAATGGAAAATCTTTTTCTATGAAGATCATAAACATTTGCTCAAAGATGAAGAGGCGGAGGAAATTCAGGATGTGGACAGTATTGAGCTCTTAAAAATGGTAACCCATTTCACAATATGA
- a CDS encoding glycosyltransferase family protein, whose protein sequence is MKILYAFQGTGNGHMARAQEIVPLLKKHASVDTLISGHQSQLKADFNVDFKHRGISLLYNKTGGLSYTKTLTGNRFLEAVKVIREIRLSDYDLVINDYEPLTGWACKLNQHPMTELSHQASMLFKETPKPEKKDPFGELVLKYYVPGTKKIGFHFENYHPQIKKPVIRKKIRNLRPEKRGFYLVYLPSFSDKNIIKIVKEIPVEWKIFSRHSKIQYKENNVEIFPIDEVNYLKYFESCEGILCNAGFETPAEALFMDKKLFVIPIHNQYEQACNACALDKMGIPNSAILDQTEIENWIDSDLCFKVDYPDDIESILLNEVFVL, encoded by the coding sequence ATGAAAATCTTATATGCTTTTCAGGGAACAGGCAACGGCCATATGGCGCGTGCACAGGAAATTGTTCCCCTTCTTAAAAAACATGCCTCAGTTGATACCTTGATCAGTGGACACCAGTCCCAGCTAAAGGCTGATTTTAATGTTGATTTCAAGCACAGAGGGATCTCACTGCTTTATAACAAAACAGGAGGCCTGTCCTACACAAAAACGCTTACCGGAAACCGTTTTCTGGAAGCCGTTAAGGTCATCCGGGAAATAAGGCTCTCAGACTATGATTTGGTTATTAATGATTATGAACCCCTGACAGGCTGGGCATGTAAGCTTAATCAACATCCTATGACTGAACTGAGCCACCAGGCTTCCATGTTGTTTAAAGAAACCCCCAAACCTGAGAAGAAAGACCCTTTCGGTGAACTGGTTTTGAAATATTACGTACCGGGTACAAAAAAGATTGGTTTTCATTTTGAGAATTATCATCCGCAGATCAAAAAGCCGGTCATCAGAAAGAAAATAAGAAACCTCCGGCCTGAAAAAAGAGGTTTTTATCTCGTGTATTTGCCCAGCTTCTCAGATAAGAATATCATTAAAATTGTAAAAGAGATTCCTGTAGAATGGAAAATTTTTTCCAGGCACAGCAAGATTCAGTATAAGGAGAACAATGTTGAAATCTTTCCCATTGATGAGGTTAATTACCTGAAATATTTTGAAAGCTGTGAAGGTATCTTATGTAATGCCGGCTTTGAAACTCCTGCCGAAGCACTTTTTATGGATAAAAAATTATTTGTTATTCCGATCCACAATCAATATGAACAGGCATGCAACGCCTGTGCACTGGATAAAATGGGAATTCCGAATTCTGCCATTTTAGATCAGACAGAAATTGAAAACTGGATAGATTCTGACCTCTGTTTTAAGGTAGATTATCCTGATGATATTGAGAGCATATTATTAAATGAAGTTTTTGTACTTTAG
- a CDS encoding GNAT family N-acetyltransferase, which yields MKFENNKSGNGGVITLSNEIKEVGRLTYTVFPEDSRLVISFVLVHGEFEGRGMGKFLVEEAIKFSRENNYKVYPHCSYARAVMRRMNDVEDVFLNN from the coding sequence ATGAAATTTGAAAATAATAAATCAGGAAACGGCGGCGTCATTACATTAAGCAATGAGATAAAAGAAGTGGGAAGGCTTACCTATACGGTTTTTCCGGAAGACAGCAGGCTGGTTATTTCTTTTGTTCTGGTCCACGGGGAGTTTGAAGGCCGGGGAATGGGAAAATTCCTTGTTGAAGAAGCGATCAAATTTTCAAGAGAAAACAATTATAAAGTGTATCCGCACTGTTCTTATGCAAGGGCTGTAATGCGCAGGATGAATGATGTAGAAGATGTTTTTCTGAATAATTAA
- a CDS encoding RDD family protein, which translates to MSQIAINTSQNVNINFSTASVGDRLIAFIIDLLIKVAYGIAVFYIFFNLLDLGYLLSGLDQWSVMAVYIILLFPTVIYPVVLESLMEGQTPGKKAMKIRVVKIDGYQAGLGDYMIRWMFRIIDTSFAGVIGLIAMVVSKNNQRLGDMAAGTAVISLKNNINISHTILENIHESYIPTFPQVIALSDNDMRIIKDNYMKALKIDDRQVISRLSDKIKSILKVEIDAAKMTERQFIGVIIKDYNYYTGKDS; encoded by the coding sequence ATGTCTCAAATCGCGATTAATACCTCACAAAATGTAAATATTAATTTCAGTACAGCCAGTGTGGGAGACCGGCTGATTGCATTTATCATTGATCTTCTGATTAAAGTGGCTTACGGGATTGCGGTTTTTTATATTTTTTTCAATCTGCTGGATCTCGGGTATTTACTAAGCGGGCTGGATCAGTGGTCTGTGATGGCGGTGTATATCATTCTCCTTTTCCCTACGGTTATTTATCCCGTTGTACTTGAAAGCCTGATGGAAGGGCAGACGCCCGGCAAAAAAGCAATGAAAATCCGTGTGGTAAAGATAGACGGTTACCAGGCCGGTCTGGGAGACTATATGATCCGCTGGATGTTCAGGATTATTGACACGTCTTTTGCCGGAGTTATAGGACTGATTGCTATGGTCGTTTCAAAGAACAACCAGCGGCTGGGCGATATGGCCGCCGGAACAGCCGTGATTTCCTTAAAAAACAACATTAATATTTCGCATACGATTTTAGAAAATATCCACGAAAGCTACATTCCTACTTTCCCTCAGGTGATTGCGTTAAGCGATAATGATATGAGGATTATTAAGGATAATTATATGAAAGCATTGAAAATTGATGACCGCCAGGTCATCAGCAGGCTTTCGGATAAGATCAAAAGCATTTTGAAGGTGGAAATTGATGCTGCAAAAATGACGGAAAGACAGTTTATCGGCGTAATCATCAAAGATTACAATTATTACACGGGCAAGGATAGCTGA
- a CDS encoding stage II sporulation protein M: MREVYFIKQNKEKWLGIEQVIQGKIKKKPDDLSSLYINLVNDLSFAQTYYPKSNTTVYLNHLSSQIFQKIYKTKRVEQNRVLYFFSTEVPLLVYQYRRYLGYAFLFFVLFTLIGVLSAIYDKDFANIILGEGYVNQTIENIKSGNAVGIYQSGSTWGSTIGIIFNNIGVGAKLYIYGIFGGVGTLWALLSNSVMLGAFQYFFYDYGALKDSARGIWLHGVFEIFSMVVESMCGLILGASLLFPRTFSRFNSFKNGFRDSFKIFLSTIPFTVCAGIIEGYVTRHALEMPLFLNLIIIFGSLTAIGFYYLLYPSIVNKKINNQISHAVI, translated from the coding sequence ATGAGAGAAGTTTATTTTATTAAACAAAATAAAGAAAAATGGTTGGGAATTGAGCAGGTTATCCAGGGGAAAATCAAAAAAAAACCGGATGATCTTTCGTCATTGTACATCAACCTGGTCAATGACCTTTCTTTCGCCCAGACGTATTACCCGAAAAGCAATACAACCGTTTACCTCAACCATCTGTCTTCGCAGATATTCCAGAAAATCTATAAAACGAAACGGGTAGAGCAGAACCGGGTCCTGTATTTTTTCAGTACGGAAGTGCCCCTGTTGGTATATCAGTACAGAAGGTATTTAGGTTATGCTTTTCTCTTTTTTGTTTTGTTTACACTCATCGGCGTATTGTCTGCCATCTATGATAAAGATTTTGCTAATATTATTTTAGGCGAAGGATATGTAAACCAGACCATAGAAAATATCAAATCCGGGAATGCAGTCGGGATTTACCAGAGCGGTTCCACCTGGGGAAGCACCATTGGGATCATTTTTAACAATATAGGGGTGGGTGCCAAGCTTTATATTTACGGGATCTTCGGAGGCGTGGGAACACTGTGGGCACTTTTATCCAACAGTGTCATGCTGGGAGCCTTTCAGTATTTTTTCTACGATTACGGAGCTTTGAAGGACAGTGCGAGAGGCATCTGGCTTCACGGTGTTTTTGAAATCTTCTCAATGGTGGTGGAATCCATGTGCGGACTGATCTTAGGGGCTTCTCTTTTATTTCCCAGAACGTTTTCAAGATTCAATTCATTTAAAAACGGATTCAGGGATTCGTTTAAGATATTTTTAAGTACCATTCCGTTCACGGTCTGTGCCGGGATTATCGAAGGGTATGTAACACGGCATGCGCTGGAAATGCCGCTGTTTTTAAACCTGATTATTATCTTCGGGTCCTTAACGGCGATAGGATTTTATTATCTTCTGTATCCGTCAATCGTTAACAAAAAAATTAACAACCAGATCAGTCATGCAGTTATATAA
- a CDS encoding DUF4013 domain-containing protein, which produces MQLYKKRDFGTFISDSFAFFKVYGKNYFKNFILLNGLLLILMVVVIVLGFREFFGVLFGSNMSGESYYFEQYFTDNLGLFITSGILLFILYTALMTINFLFPVFYMKRIAEGNKEIRTDDILSDFKTNRKKVIKAYFGLSFLVMPVATVLFGFSYFLIIILIGIVLILFVGPTLFNIITFLCYDYFNRDRGFFESLSYAVRAQFSYPNGRENAPYWKYWGSTIVMGILFYIVSGVLSAVPMILFMAKLTTSSPDGEFEQNPMTGGFGIMIFFLYGISSLFSMFLMNVLYINSGLMYYDNRTDLHQKMELEEIETIGFNE; this is translated from the coding sequence ATGCAGTTATATAAAAAGAGAGATTTCGGGACTTTTATCAGCGACAGTTTTGCATTTTTTAAAGTATACGGCAAAAACTATTTTAAAAATTTTATCCTTCTGAACGGCTTGCTGCTGATCCTGATGGTCGTGGTCATTGTACTGGGCTTCAGGGAATTTTTCGGTGTGCTTTTCGGATCGAACATGAGTGGCGAAAGCTATTACTTTGAGCAGTATTTTACAGATAATCTCGGGCTGTTCATTACTTCCGGAATCCTGCTGTTCATCCTCTATACAGCCTTAATGACCATTAATTTCCTTTTCCCTGTTTTCTATATGAAAAGGATTGCTGAAGGAAACAAAGAAATAAGAACGGATGATATCTTAAGTGATTTTAAAACGAACCGGAAGAAGGTAATCAAGGCTTATTTTGGGCTGTCTTTCCTGGTGATGCCGGTCGCGACGGTCCTTTTCGGTTTTTCCTATTTCCTGATTATCATTCTCATCGGGATTGTGCTGATCCTTTTTGTCGGACCGACACTGTTCAACATCATTACATTCCTGTGTTACGATTATTTTAACAGGGACAGAGGCTTTTTTGAAAGCTTAAGCTATGCTGTAAGAGCCCAGTTTTCCTATCCGAACGGCAGGGAAAACGCTCCGTACTGGAAATACTGGGGTTCAACCATTGTCATGGGAATCCTCTTTTATATCGTGAGCGGAGTACTTTCGGCTGTTCCCATGATCCTGTTCATGGCAAAACTGACCACCTCTTCTCCTGATGGCGAATTCGAGCAAAACCCAATGACGGGAGGCTTTGGCATCATGATATTTTTTCTTTACGGCATTTCTTCATTGTTTTCGATGTTCCTGATGAATGTACTGTATATCAATTCGGGGCTTATGTATTATGACAACAGAACAGATCTTCATCAGAAAATGGAACTGGAAGAAATAGAAACCATCGGATTTAATGAATAA
- a CDS encoding DUF4129 domain-containing protein, with translation MNKVLVLLLLFFSAGHTFAQSEDEPVPIEEVYMDSINTGHYKNMYRADSMLAEHPVTQNTLYPKKFKENIPSRYKGKDFDYATVKPRMSFWEKLMQKVYKIIEAIFGETVFRKSGNVAGMLIRLFAILLVGFLLYFIIRYLIGKEGNFLFGKRNKKVEIRDEELHENIHEINFPESILQFEKSGDFRSAVRYQFLFILKKLSDKKLISWNPEKTNKDYVAELKAPHLKDEFYKLSYIFEYVWYGEFSINEESYLTFKNQYQSFKP, from the coding sequence ATGAATAAGGTTCTTGTTTTATTACTGCTTTTTTTCTCTGCCGGGCATACTTTTGCCCAGTCAGAAGATGAACCGGTGCCGATAGAAGAGGTATATATGGATTCAATAAATACAGGGCATTACAAAAACATGTACCGTGCAGATTCTATGTTGGCTGAACATCCGGTGACGCAAAATACCCTGTATCCAAAAAAATTTAAAGAAAATATACCTTCAAGATACAAAGGGAAAGATTTTGATTATGCTACCGTAAAGCCCAGGATGTCATTTTGGGAAAAGCTGATGCAGAAGGTTTATAAAATCATTGAAGCCATTTTCGGTGAGACCGTATTCAGGAAATCCGGTAATGTTGCTGGAATGCTGATCCGTCTGTTTGCCATTCTGCTGGTGGGTTTCCTGCTGTATTTCATTATCAGGTATCTTATCGGAAAGGAGGGGAATTTCCTGTTCGGGAAGAGGAATAAGAAAGTAGAGATCAGGGATGAAGAGCTGCATGAAAATATCCATGAGATTAATTTTCCTGAAAGCATCCTGCAGTTTGAAAAGTCCGGGGATTTCCGTTCGGCAGTAAGATACCAGTTCCTGTTTATCTTAAAAAAGCTGAGCGATAAAAAGCTGATTTCATGGAACCCGGAGAAAACCAACAAAGATTATGTGGCAGAACTGAAAGCGCCTCACCTGAAAGATGAATTCTATAAGCTTTCCTATATCTTTGAATATGTTTGGTACGGGGAGTTCAGCATCAATGAAGAAAGCTACCTGACATTTAAAAACCAGTATCAATCCTTTAAACCGTAA